agagcaagaatagcacagacttaaaaacaaaaactaacagtaagaaatacagaaaggaTATGAGgaaactagaactctcatacCCTGCTGTTAGGGAATGTAAGTTAGTAAAACCACTTTACAGACCAATTCAGCTGTAGATGGTAGAGATAAAGATGCACTTACTCTAGAACATAATAAATATACTTGTACATGTATATTACCCAAGAGAAACTCTCAAATATCAAGCTGTTAACTACAGCAGTTTTTAATAGCAAAACCTTGGGACTAATTTAACtgtacattgttttattttttgttttaattttttttaatgtttattttttagagagacagagtgtcagcaggggtgggtccgagagagagagagagggagacaccaaatctgaagcaggcttcaggctctggactgtcagcacagagcctgatgcagggcttgaactcaagaactgagattatgacctgagccgaagtcggaggcttaaccaactgagccacccaggtgcccctaaatgtacATTGTTTTAtacacgcgtgcgcacacacacacacacacacgtatgtctatatgtgtatatatgcacatattatGTAgacatacatgtgtgtacatgccTATACATGCCtattatacagaaatatatacagacatgtgtatatatgtacagatTTGTCTCTGTACGTATATGCGAATAAGTAAATTACAGTAATTTTATACAATGGAATCCTATATAGTCattaaaatgagtgaatgagagcTGCATGTATCAACAATACAGTCTCTAAAACATAATGTTGAGTGGAAACAGAAGCATATGGAATGGATGGTCCAATCTAAAGAAAAGTAAGGGTATGCAAATGTGGCCCTGAAGATTACAGTATGGGGTTTGCCtctagagacagagaaagaaggagggaaggaaaagaatgggCCTGGGACAATTTCAAAGAGGACTTCAATTGTATCTACAgtgtcagttctttttttttaagaactgaaacaaatatgttaaaatgttaaaatttatttaatctgaGTGAAGAGTGCACCAGGATATGTATATTACAAGCTAATTTTACAAGTGAACTAttgtataacattttaaaaagtgagattaAGAGAGATTCAGATGCCAACTCTACCACCATACTTCAGAAAAGAGACATAAATTCTCTGATACTCCTGTTTTCAAAATAGGATTAATAGTGTTGATTGAAAATTAATGAGATTCAATGTGCAGAATGACTTATAGATATTATCCACTGGAATATCATTTTAGAATGAGTCCCTAACAACTTTCCAGATGTGTCTTATtcagagagacttttttttaaattgatcagAAATTATATGCATGcatgtcaaggggcacctggctggctcagttggaagagcatgtgactcttgatctcaaagtcattcaagccccatgttaggtacagaaattacttaaaaaaaaaaaaaaaactttagaagaagaaattatatgcatgcattttcaaaacaaatcacacaccaagaaaaataatatattgctaCTGTTTGttcaaaaactatatatattataaagacATATATAAGGATAGACTATTTATTACTGTGATTGCCCTGAGGGAGGGGTATTTGGGTGGTTGGAGAACAAGAAGGGAAATTTACTTCTCCCTGCTATTATTTCTAATTATGTACCCTATTGTAGATTACAGCTCTTCCGTGATACGATGGAGTTACATCCTGATAAACCcatcataaaaattgaaaatgcatgGAATACACCTAAtctactgaacatcatagcttagcctagcctaccttaaatatTCTTAGAACATTTACATTAGCCTAtggttgggcaaaatcatctaacacaaggCTTTTTGAATACTGGACTAAAAGTGAGAAACAGAATGGTTATACAGGTACAGATCGTCGTTAAGtgtgtcaggttttttttttaatctttttttttaatatatgaaatttattgtcaaattggtttccatacaacacccagtactcatcccaaaaggtgccctcctcaatacccatcacccaccctcccctccctcccaccgcccatcaaccctcagtttgttctcagtttttaacagtctcttatgttttggctctctcccaagTGTGTCAGTTTTAAGAGCTCATGATCACGTGATTGACTGGGAGCTCTGACTTACTGCTGTTGCCCAGCATAACAAGAGTCTCATACCGCACATCACTAAcccaggaaaagatccaaattcaaaatccCAAGTACAATTTCTACTGAATGCCTATAGCTTTTGCACCACAGTAAAGTCAGAAAATCCTAAGTTGAACCATCATAAATCAGAGACCATCGGCacctactctaaaaaataaatataatttatctttaaattaatCTGAAGGTCATGATCTTCTCCACTCCATCAATACTAAACCTACATAAAAAGGAAAGGTCCTAAAATCCAGGTTCCAAAAAGGTTCTTAAGAGGTTAGTCTCCTACCTGAACACATGAAGCAGGGAACACCCCATATTTTCCTGCATGCATGAggacaaaagaaagagcatgggaTTTCAGATTAGGGGATCTAGGCTTGGTTCCTGTCGCCAGcacttactaactgtgtgactttAAGTGAATTCCTTAAGccctctgggccccagtttcATTTCTGAAGTGAGAATAATGGCAACACCACCTCCAATGATTGTGAGGAATAGTTTATTTATTCCTACAATATTAAATTACGAGTATGTAATTTTGTCAAAATAGTATCCAGATGGCTGCATGAGCTATAATTTGTAGTGTAGAGACTGTCTTTCAAAAGCACTGGTTTGGTCCCTTTGGCTTCCATGGAAGTACCCATAAACATAAGCCTAGGGCCCTATATTAGCCAATGAAGTCATCTGACTTCAGAGATAAACcagattctcttctctccacagCCAATATCCTGACAGTGATCATTCTCTCTCAGCTGGTAGCTAGAAGGCAGAAGTCCTCCTACAACTATCTCTTGGCACTTGCTGCTGCTGACATCTTGGTCCTCTTTTTCATTGTGTTTGTGGACTTCCTGTTGGAAGACTTCATCTTGAACATGCAGATGCCTCAGGTGCCCAATAAGATCATAGAAGTGCTGGAATTTTCATCCATCCACACTTCTATTTGGATTACTGTTCCATTAACCATTGATCGGTATATTGCAGTCTGCCACCCACTCAAGTACCACACGGTCTCCTACCCAGCCCGCACCCGGAAAGTCATTGTAAGTGTTTACATCACCTGCTTCCTGACCAGCATCCCCTACTACTGGTGGCCCAACATCTGGACTGAAGACTACATCAGCACCTCCATGCATCACGTCCTTATCTGGATTCACTGCTTCACCGTGTACTTGGTGCCCTGCTCCATTTTCTTCATCTTGAACTCAATCATTGTGTACAAGCTCAGGAGGAAAAGCAATTTTCGCCTCCGTGGCTATTCCACAGGGAAAACTACTGCCATCTTGTTCACCATTACCTCCATCTTTGCCACACTCTGGGCCCCCCGCATTGTCATGATTCTCTACCACCTCTATGGGGCACCTATCCAAAACCGCTGGCTGGTGCACATCATGTCCGACATTGCCAACATGCTGGCCCTTCTGAACACAGCCATCAACTTCTTCCTCTACTGCTTCATCAGCAAGAGGTTCCGCACTATGGCGGCCGCCACGCTCAAGGCCTTCTTCAAGTGCCAAAAGCAACCTGTACAGTTCTACACCAACCATAACTTTTCCATAACAAGTAGCCCCTGGATCTCACCAGCCAACTCACACTGTATCAAGATGCTGGTGTACCAGTATGACAAAAATGGAAAACCTATAAAAGTATCCCCATGACCTCACAGGTTTGGCACCTAGTGCCTCTGTCTAATCTATTTCCAGATGGGAGGGTAGCCCACTTAAAAGTGCTAACCTGATTTCCTATCTCCACAGACTGAGCAACCCTCAGACTGGTAGATGAGAAaagatggaagagaagaaagaaaagcaccaatcttgttttcatttgtgcatttattttcacAATGTCACTTGACAGCAGAATTTCTACCAGTTTGAAGATGTCTTTAGAGGTTGTGTCATCATCCTGTGGCCAATGAGGACACAGGAAAGAAATAGTCTATGACTTTGCCTTGGCACCATCCAGTCATTGGGAACCTCTCATTTATGTGACACACCAAGCCACAATAGCAGGTAGCTGAGTCCACACTCTTCCTCTAAGAGCTGAGGTCAACCATCGTTTCCCTGTGCCATCCCCAGCAGCTAATAATGCTGACCACTGGGATTTGGGATTTTTCCAAGGTGCCCTTTGTCCTAGAGAAGGTTGTGGTCTTGAAGTGGCCCTGGAACCCTAAGCTACAGAATGACACTGTAAGGGGACAAGCAAGTATTAATCCCATCCAAACTCTGGCCAGAGCTTCTTTGGAAAGGCTTCAAACCAACATAACTATGACCCTCAGATTTGGGTCTAAAATGCAGGCTTTCTATTTGTCATTATGTATAGATTTTATCTATCTCCTCCAAAACAAAGACCCCTGCCTGGTGCGTGGGGGGGAAGGAGGATCTCTTgagcccagaaaaacaaaaaaataagcccACTCTTGCCATTGTTTCGATCCATCCCGTGTCAGCTGTGTATGATCCCTTTACTCAAAATAGCTTCTTATTGCGGTGCCACTTAAGCTTCCTGGAGAAGCCTTTTACATGTAGAGTTGACAACCCTGCCTCCTTGCTTGCTGAAGCCCTCACCAAATTGTTTTATCTGAAGTGACTTCCAAACTGGACTTAATTTTCAAGGGTCAGGAACTGTAGCCCTCCAGGTGTGAAAGGAGACATTCTTAGCTCTGCCCCACAGTCTACCTGGTATTACTATTCAGCCACAAATGCAGATAAAATTCACACGGTAAGGTGCCCATGTTGTCTGCTTGTGTGCCCTTTGATGCATATGGCTCAAAAGGGTGGTACCAGTTTTCAGTGAAGCTACTTAATTCAGGTCCGttgcaaaatgataaaatatgaatttatttagcTGTTCTCCCCTTGCCTGTCCAAGGCAAAAAGAGCTCTCTGATGTAATTAATAGGGGCTTCCCTCAGATTTGCCActcatgtgtgtacacacacatgcccacacatgTTTGATTATATTAGGCTTATATGTATCcagtaatgtattttaaaagggaAACCATGCTGGAGTTCCacttatttagctttttaaaaatttctcttccaGATTACCAGTATTTGAAATTATCTGTGTTCTGGAAGAAATCTCCCAAAATGATTTTGGAATTGTATGGTGTTTTTGGTgagcaaacaaaaagcaaacagtcCTCCTGGAACACTTGGTTCCTCAGGCTGGATTCTTACTACATTTTTAGTCCTAAATTGGAAGACGTGTCTACCCTTTTTAAGGAAATCTGCAATAAAATGAGTATGGTAGAAAAGGCCCCAGTGCAACACAAGCCCTAAACAATTAGTCAATGCCCTCAATACTAAGTCAATATAATTTTAGGTCATGGTAGTCCTGATTATTCTAATTCCTACTCCTTTTAAATGACTGCAGTAGAGTCTCATCTTACCCAAAGATTAGATTCTAAAGtcagtgcaaaagaaaaaaatctggcaGAGCCGAAGTTACTTCTGCAAGGTCCTGAGGAAGGAACCGTATTGGAGACCATATTCTAATCCTTATAAAACCTAACTCAGCTAAGTTCTTCTCCAGCAATAGAACAGATTTCTTATATCAAGGATAAGACAAAGTTGGCATGCATTTAGAGACCTCCCTTCACTGTATGAATCTAATGTATCCAAGAACATTAAGATCGCACTCGTGCAGCAAGATGCTCCCACTAGAAGAGGTTCACGGAAGTTGTATGAGGGACAAACAGGTTAGTATGTCCCATATCACACTCTCCCCAGCGCACATGTGCATCAAATGGAATGGTGGGCAGACTCCCCCACAACctttaaattgcatttctctttcagtttcttttttgccAAGCACATGTAGTCCAAATATGTCGTGTTCATTAAGTGTGTGTATGATGCAATTCCACCACACCCCCTTATGAATGAACATTGACCAAAGGCTACCtacactgaatatatatatatatatatatatttttttaaacacatggcTCAAAAATGCTAGTTTGAGCTATATGTGGATGAGTCACAGTGCAATAGCTCTAAAGATTAAGCAATTCCTCTTTAAGAATGTATGCAAGATGGAAAATATGTGTGTAAATCTCAATGCTCCCTGCTCCACATTTTTAATTACATGTAAAAACTGTtgatgtttaaaaagtaaaaaactggGTGTGCATTTGGAATGTTTTCCTCATacactcatttattaattctcttACCAGTAGAGGTTGTACCACGTTGTATTgtgatcttttttccttctggctatattttatattttgataaataatatttaaaagaggTCTGATTCTTGAAGGCATTCCAATGAGTTGTTATCTTCTGGTTAAAATGCATAAGAGTACTCACTGGGTTAGGTTAATACATATGTCCTAAAATTTGTTTCAGATAATCTATggacttttaatttattattattatttatagtaaTAATTATGGACAATAATGATaaggtttttaagaaaaaaaacttttaaacctTTTCTTTCAGGCCAGTTTTGGAAACAGCCTTGAATTTTAAAGCCTGTCATGTAAAGAGCTGCTGTTGACGGCACTTAAGCAATTGCCTTATATTAGGTTTTTGTGAAGGACTGTTAACTAGCATTTCTCTTGTGTGATTTGTGTCCCTGGTTGGACATGCAGTGATGCTACACACGTACATGCTGTGTCTTTTTATCAGACAGCTCAAGGACTGAACTGTCTCATGGGGAAAGAAATGAGGAACATgaaagacaaaccataaaagacagACCATGAGAAGGTATGAACTTCCATTTTGCAAACATTCTGCAACTGGAAGATTACTTTGCACA
This sequence is a window from Prionailurus viverrinus isolate Anna chromosome E3, UM_Priviv_1.0, whole genome shotgun sequence. Protein-coding genes within it:
- the GPR139 gene encoding probable G-protein coupled receptor 139, encoding MEHTHAHLVANSSLSWSPGSTCGLGFVPVVYYSLLLCLGLPANILTVIILSQLVARRQKSSYNYLLALAAADILVLFFIVFVDFLLEDFILNMQMPQVPNKIIEVLEFSSIHTSIWITVPLTIDRYIAVCHPLKYHTVSYPARTRKVIVSVYITCFLTSIPYYWWPNIWTEDYISTSMHHVLIWIHCFTVYLVPCSIFFILNSIIVYKLRRKSNFRLRGYSTGKTTAILFTITSIFATLWAPRIVMILYHLYGAPIQNRWLVHIMSDIANMLALLNTAINFFLYCFISKRFRTMAAATLKAFFKCQKQPVQFYTNHNFSITSSPWISPANSHCIKMLVYQYDKNGKPIKVSP